A single candidate division SR1 bacterium Aalborg_AAW-1 DNA region contains:
- the idi gene encoding Isopentenyl-diphosphate Delta-isomerase — translation MSSCLMNLILVDEHDQIIGYEEKLKTHELGLLHRAFSIYLFDDQGRILLQRRAMTKYHAPGLRANTCCSHSFPDELNLNAAQRRLEEELGFHNTITYLTEFIYRTPVPPNLIEHEYLHVFVGRYEGEKINPDPSEVMATERVDIHEFTHRIQADDPSIAPWTKITRLRLKNAILQHITVNF, via the coding sequence ATGTCTTCATGCTTAATGAACTTAATCCTCGTAGACGAACACGATCAGATCATCTGATATGAAGAGAAACTCAAAACTCACGAATTGGGTCTGCTTCATCGTGCTTTTTCGATCTATTTGTTTGACGATCAGTGACGCATTTTACTCCAACGCAGAGCAATGACTAAGTACCATGCTCCCTGATTACGAGCGAATACCTGCTGTTCTCATTCCTTTCCTGACGAATTAAACCTCAATGCAGCACAGAGAAGACTAGAAGAAGAACTCTGATTTCACAATACTATCACTTACCTCACTGAATTTATCTATAGGACACCAGTTCCACCAAATCTCATCGAACACGAATATCTCCATGTCTTCGTCGGTCGTTACGAAGGAGAAAAGATCAATCCTGACCCATCAGAAGTCATGGCGACTGAACGAGTCGATATCCATGAGTTTACCCATCGTATACAAGCAGATGATCCAAGTATCGCTCCATGGACGAAGATTACTCGACTCCGTCTGAAAAATGCTATACTACAACACATAACTGTAAACTTTTAA
- a CDS encoding (2E,6E)-farnesyl diphosphate synthase — MTLFTSELSRYASLIESSLSYTIPQTLEHYGEDMRKSQIHSFILQGGKRLRPALAMMMADELGYQASESPQIFSSLEIFHDFILSHDDIIDQDTIRRGNDTLHIALQKNLPGSLIKDRHHFGHAQAIIGGDVMYALAQDMILDSDIKSSRKITLIKILSTTLQDVARGWYKQFLSDYLSLSEISLDYIIQHNLIEVTSSYSFLFPLQFGQAIATGDVQISPELREFANNLGILFQTGDDIIGLFGDPAVTGKSADGDIIQGKKTIPMYMTYTHAPVEEQHWLNERLGKDNLTDTEIIRIKQLVTDYGLVQTKEFLADYAERCRHSLDLLPYSDHWKSLFASLIEYLMKREF, encoded by the coding sequence ATGACACTCTTCACTTCAGAACTTTCTCGTTATGCTTCTCTCATAGAATCATCACTAAGTTATACCATTCCACAGACACTTGAACACTATGGAGAAGATATGCGAAAATCACAAATCCATTCTTTTATATTACAAGGAGGGAAAAGACTCAGACCAGCTCTCGCGATGATGATGGCCGATGAACTCTGATACCAAGCAAGTGAATCTCCTCAGATATTTTCTTCATTAGAAATTTTTCATGATTTTATCTTAAGTCATGACGATATTATCGACCAAGATACGATTAGACGAGGTAATGATACTCTTCATATCGCACTACAAAAGAATCTTCCAGGATCACTCATCAAAGATCGTCATCATTTTGGACATGCACAAGCGATCATAGGAGGAGATGTCATGTATGCACTTGCTCAAGATATGATCCTCGATAGTGATATCAAATCGTCTCGCAAAATCACGCTTATCAAAATACTTTCAACAACACTCCAAGACGTGGCTCGATGATGGTACAAACAATTTCTGTCAGATTATCTTTCTCTTTCCGAAATATCATTGGACTATATCATCCAACATAATCTTATCGAAGTGACGAGTAGTTATAGTTTTCTCTTTCCTCTCCAATTTGGGCAAGCAATCGCAACAGGTGATGTTCAAATCAGTCCAGAACTTCGCGAATTTGCAAACAATCTCGGTATCCTCTTCCAGACTGGTGATGATATTATCGGACTGTTTGGTGATCCTGCTGTGACTGGTAAATCAGCTGATGGCGACATTATCCAAGGTAAAAAAACAATCCCTATGTACATGACCTATACTCATGCGCCTGTTGAAGAACAACACTGGCTCAATGAAAGATTATGAAAAGATAATCTGACTGACACCGAGATCATTCGTATCAAACAGTTAGTGACCGACTACGGACTCGTACAAACCAAAGAGTTTCTCGCTGATTACGCAGAGCGTTGTCGCCATAGTCTCGATCTGCTTCCGTACTCGGATCATTGGAAGTCACTCTTCGCAAGTCTTATTGAATATTTGATGAAGAGAGAGTTTTAA
- a CDS encoding prenyltransferase, giving the protein MNFSTLIRISRPRFWHYVLGPMLIYFAGSGYLDEIYSSWSSGGTDWIFQLIILIIILGYFTLPANLWIYGWNDIADGDTDKFNTKKGTYEAKIDNSKTMKNKLKKQIIGRNIGYIIIGGLGAVVCTLLMDCGLYTVPCNPQDIIFGSLHIFFRWIMGSILIGLLPFLLTSYLYSCKPLRAKAKPFIDGIMNVLYIAVPFSIIGVTILSALINRYEIGFNIELITYNFFAALLRCMAMHCYSAIPDIEPDRQAGLTTTAVYLGKQNSLIYCATLYALSAFLSFPTLGWFSIVGGIIYISVMILSMVKKDLFALYKLFPYINLIIGFLLFRYIILYL; this is encoded by the coding sequence ATGAATTTCTCTACTCTAATCCGTATCTCCCGTCCTAGATTTTGGCATTATGTCCTCTGACCTATGCTGATCTATTTTGCCGGTAGTTGATATTTGGATGAAATCTATAGTTCGTGGTCAAGCTGATGAACAGATTGGATTTTTCAACTGATCATACTCATCATTATCTTAGGATATTTTACTCTCCCAGCAAATCTCTGGATCTATGGTTGGAATGATATCGCAGATGGAGATACCGATAAATTCAATACAAAAAAATGAACTTATGAGGCTAAGATAGATAATTCCAAAACAATGAAAAATAAACTAAAAAAACAAATTATAGGTCGGAATATTTGATATATAATTATAGGATGATTATGAGCTGTTGTATGTACATTATTAATGGATTGTGGACTGTATACCGTACCATGTAATCCTCAAGATATTATATTTTGATCATTACATATATTCTTTAGATGGATTATGTGATCAATTCTTATTGGGTTGCTTCCATTTCTTCTCACTTCCTACCTCTATAGCTGCAAACCCCTGAGAGCAAAAGCGAAACCATTTATTGATGGCATTATGAATGTTCTCTATATTGCTGTACCATTTAGTATTATAGGAGTCACAATACTATCAGCATTGATCAATAGATATGAGATTGGATTTAATATAGAACTTATAACTTATAATTTCTTCGCCGCACTCTTGCGATGTATGGCGATGCATTGTTACTCAGCTATTCCTGATATCGAACCAGATCGTCAAGCGTGACTCACTACTACTGCGGTCTATCTCGGTAAGCAGAACTCACTCATCTACTGTGCTACACTCTATGCTTTGTCAGCTTTTCTTTCTTTTCCTACTCTGTGATGGTTTAGTATCGTAGGATGAATAATCTATATAAGCGTGATGATTCTCTCCATGGTTAAGAAAGATTTGTTTGCATTATATAAACTTTTCCCTTATATCAATCTGATTATCTGATTTCTTCTCTTTCGATACATTATTTTATATCTCTAA
- a CDS encoding Ion channel, protein MRIGHINNLNTTQKLEAELILFACIVIIGSYILHIVEGLSYFDAIYFSIITLASIGYGDIVPYTIMGKIVVMFYALIGLPLFITMGYLLSSLLLAPIKQTKKKFINTPKIESQLYNHNKKSTQT, encoded by the coding sequence ATGAGAATATGACATATCAATAATCTTAACACAACTCAAAAACTAGAGGCAGAGCTTATACTTTTTGCATGTATCGTTATTATAGGATCATATATTCTTCATATCGTCGAATGATTATCATATTTTGATGCAATATATTTTAGTATAATTACTCTTGCCAGTATTGGTTATGGAGATATTGTACCCTATACTATCATGTGAAAAATAGTAGTTATGTTTTATGCATTAATTTGACTCCCCTTATTCATCACCATGTGATATCTTCTCTCTTCATTACTGTTAGCTCCTATCAAACAAACCAAAAAGAAATTTATCAATACACCCAAAATAGAATCACAACTCTATAATCATAATAAAAAATCCACTCAAACCTAA
- the sufD gene encoding FeS cluster assembly protein SufD has translation MNITHSQTLVEIITDTQNNKKITVGPSVELNYLVVLHDDAHMDIIIDGEENSSLHLKVLCIGQQGHSIHSNIVTSLIGNHAQANVTILSLLKDGSDLNVHGSIILAPDVVKVSGHLSEENLILGEKVKIRTAPILDVRSSDVSASHGCKIERLDPKRLFYMQSRGLSQNESQSLILDGYLHSLFEGFEGQEKVIQDIKELVHS, from the coding sequence ATGAATATCACTCACTCACAAACACTTGTAGAAATTATTACAGATACCCAAAATAACAAAAAAATAACGGTCTGACCAAGTGTAGAGTTGAACTACCTGGTTGTATTACATGATGACGCTCATATGGACATTATCATTGATGGAGAAGAGAATTCATCTCTACATCTTAAAGTCCTCTGTATAGGACAACAAGGACATAGTATCCACAGCAATATCGTCACCTCCTTAATATGAAATCATGCACAAGCTAATGTGACTATTCTCTCTTTATTAAAAGATGGCTCTGATCTCAATGTCCATGGAAGTATTATCCTCGCACCTGATGTAGTAAAAGTATCTGGGCACCTCTCAGAAGAAAATCTTATACTGGGTGAAAAAGTAAAAATAAGAACTGCGCCTATTTTAGATGTAAGAAGTAGTGACGTGAGCGCTTCTCATGGATGTAAGATCGAAAGACTAGATCCAAAAAGATTATTCTATATGCAGAGTAGAGGTTTATCTCAAAACGAATCTCAGTCACTTATTTTGGATGGTTATCTCCATAGTCTTTTTGAATGATTTGAAGGACAAGAGAAGGTAATTCAAGACATTAAAGAACTTGTACATTCTTAA
- the murI gene encoding Glutamate racemase: MIGIFDSGRGGYYTMQEIRKQLPCYDYLLYGDTAHMPYGEKTPDEIRRYTFEGLNRLFDQGCNIVIIACNTAAAYSIRIRQATYPDKKALSVTIPGVEALIDSKTSSVLFLSTVATGESGILPDLALRYGYEGSLRIQPCSGLAEYIEEDMKTPFTEDKKRELIGQYVGEQGRNAESIVLACTHYGVWYDTFVALYPDKRIIDPSQETAKKTVAYLSRHPELEMKLTRGGTVREYWTK, encoded by the coding sequence ATGATAGGTATATTTGATTCGGGAAGAGGAGGATATTATACGATGCAAGAGATAAGAAAACAGCTTCCGTGTTATGATTATCTGTTGTATGGAGATACGGCTCATATGCCCTATGGTGAAAAAACACCTGATGAAATAAGAAGATATACATTTGAATGACTCAACCGATTATTTGATCAAGGATGCAACATTGTCATTATAGCTTGTAATACAGCAGCGGCTTACTCTATTAGAATACGACAAGCAACCTATCCTGACAAAAAAGCGCTTTCCGTCACAATTCCTTGAGTGGAAGCTCTCATTGATTCTAAAACATCCTCTGTATTGTTCCTTTCCACGGTAGCTACGGGTGAAAGCGGTATACTTCCTGATCTTGCTTTGAGATATGGTTATGAAGGCTCTCTTCGCATACAACCCTGTTCATGATTGGCAGAATATATTGAAGAAGATATGAAAACTCCTTTTACAGAAGATAAAAAGAGAGAACTTATCTGACAGTATGTGGGAGAACAGTGACGCAATGCTGAAAGTATCGTCTTGGCTTGTACACATTACGGTGTCTGGTATGATACGTTTGTTGCTCTTTATCCAGATAAACGTATTATTGATCCTAGCCAGGAGACCGCGAAGAAAACCGTTGCATATCTCTCTAGACATCCAGAATTAGAGATGAAACTCACGAGAGGAGGAACTGTGAGAGAATATTGGACGAAATAA
- the rlmL gene encoding Ribosomal RNA large subunit methyltransferase L, with protein MLIISCPPGLAQITKKELTYLGYKSQVNGPATLFVEDTTESDIAKLNIWLRTANKISLVVDSGQTTTFDELFDLVYEQPWDKIIGDKQVVLVEASSYLSQLASVPAIQKIVKKAITKKLMNGTNDMREEDKEKGIIYINAMLHHNKVILSLNSSGDSLHRRGYRMSTGDAPIKETIAAGLIISSGWKFHEQFLDPCCGSGTIAIEAAMIAKNIAPGLQRRFAFEDWFWYPSKYLVDEKATAKGRQVHKPHAIFASDIDPEMIEKAKKNAKKLGLAEDTIQWSVQPCQNYLSSENPFKGAMVTNPPYGIRMLPDDIADIHTSLFALAENYDLSGGIVTAYEHADRYCKNPHRRAPMIIKNGAEDTTFWKKKEEK; from the coding sequence ATGCTCATCATTTCTTGTCCTCCGGGACTTGCTCAAATAACCAAAAAAGAACTTACCTATTTGGGTTACAAAAGTCAGGTCAATGGACCAGCAACACTCTTTGTCGAAGATACGACGGAATCTGATATTGCTAAACTTAATATCTGGCTCAGAACTGCTAATAAAATCTCGCTTGTCGTTGATAGCGGTCAGACAACAACTTTTGATGAATTATTTGATCTGGTCTATGAACAACCTTGGGATAAAATTATCGGTGATAAACAAGTCGTACTCGTCGAAGCTTCCAGTTATCTTTCTCAGCTTGCGAGTGTCCCAGCGATCCAAAAGATCGTCAAGAAAGCTATCACGAAGAAACTGATGAACGGAACCAATGATATGCGAGAAGAAGATAAAGAAAAGGGGATCATCTATATCAATGCTATGCTCCATCACAATAAGGTAATACTTTCTCTCAACAGTAGCGGAGATTCTCTTCATCGCCGTGGTTATCGTATGAGCACTGGTGACGCTCCGATCAAGGAGACGATTGCAGCATGACTTATTATTTCTTCAGGTTGGAAATTTCATGAACAGTTTCTTGATCCGTGCTGTGGAAGTGGAACAATAGCTATCGAAGCAGCTATGATTGCCAAAAATATTGCTCCCTGACTTCAGAGAAGGTTTGCGTTTGAGGATTGGTTTTGGTATCCTAGTAAGTATCTGGTCGATGAAAAAGCAACTGCGAAAGGTCGTCAAGTTCACAAACCTCACGCTATCTTTGCATCAGATATTGATCCAGAGATGATCGAAAAAGCGAAAAAAAATGCTAAAAAACTCTGATTAGCAGAAGATACTATTCAGTGGAGTGTACAACCATGTCAGAATTATCTTTCATCTGAAAATCCTTTCAAAGGAGCAATGGTTACGAATCCTCCTTATGGTATTAGAATGTTGCCAGATGATATTGCTGATATTCATACGAGTTTGTTTGCTCTTGCTGAGAACTATGACTTGAGTGGTGGGATTGTAACTGCCTATGAACATGCTGATCGTTATTGCAAGAATCCTCATCGTCGAGCTCCCATGATCATTAAAAATGGAGCTGAGGATACGACGTTTTGGAAGAAGAAAGAAGAGAAATAA
- the xcpT_5 gene encoding Type II secretion system protein G precursor has product MTYKGFTLIEILIVTTILGILGVSIAPKISSMKERALDTQRISNIRELGVGLTMYYLDNHIYPLHEPNPDAANREVSTDTNWLHNLGGYLKQIPIDPKNTFGGNPWIMGAERIAKMYAYYNYTGSNLNSIYDCKFSNYAIIGVTQLESAVAYPFAKCPGYDWGTVLDYGYMLYNGEIYKEYDEQIKQNQNYTIIINSGNQDTGSITPPPVTLSDCQPNANGGSIGTTESCNCSASDTQAGGNIRGVGEYRASSKLCKAAVHAGAIGIGGGKVSYIITPGRTKYAGGVANGIDSKPYSKGGKSIKFILP; this is encoded by the coding sequence ATGACTTATAAAGGATTCACACTGATAGAAATACTTATTGTAACAACAATATTATGAATATTGTGAGTTTCTATAGCACCAAAAATTAGTTCTATGAAAGAAAGAGCTTTAGATACACAAAGAATTAGCAATATAAGAGAGCTATGAGTAGGACTCACCATGTATTACTTAGATAATCATATATATCCTCTTCATGAACCAAATCCTGATGCAGCAAATCGAGAAGTAAGTACAGACACAAATTGGTTACATAATCTGTGATGATATCTCAAACAAATTCCTATAGATCCTAAAAATACTTTTGGAGGTAATCCTTGGATCATGTGAGCAGAAAGAATAGCTAAAATGTATGCATATTATAATTATACTGGTTCTAATCTTAATAGTATTTACGATTGTAAATTTTCAAATTATGCAATCATATGAGTTACCCAGCTAGAATCAGCTGTAGCGTATCCATTTGCAAAATGTCCTTGATATGATTGGGGAACAGTTTTGGACTATGGATATATGCTTTATAATGGAGAAATTTATAAAGAGTATGATGAACAAATTAAGCAAAATCAGAATTACACCATTATAATCAATAGTGGAAATCAAGATACATGATCAATCACACCACCACCTGTAACACTATCAGATTGTCAACCAAATGCAAATGGCTGATCCATATGAACAACAGAATCATGTAACTGTAGTGCTTCTGATACACAGGCAGGAGGTAATATTCGATGAGTTGGTGAATATCGAGCAAGCTCCAAACTCTGCAAAGCAGCAGTTCATGCATGAGCGATAGGTATATGATGATGAAAAGTAAGTTATATTATAACTCCATGACGTACCAAATATGCAGGATGAGTTGCTAATGGTATAGATAGCAAACCATATTCTAAATGAGGAAAATCTATTAAATTTATATTACCATAA
- the yfiH gene encoding Laccase domain protein YfiH, with amino-acid sequence MYLNNPREEQFPGLQSYVTSDFIEPAQPRMIQTHSNRVVIVTDKNQIIGEADGMVTSLKNLELQVRVADCGNIYAYDPLASVIGVCHSGWKGAQGNITSRMIEAMKSLGSDPHNIRIRTGPCISGKNYEFGPEVKELFDNKYYALIGSKYYLDLPKLHRDQLIVSGILTDHIIQSDICTFDTNNLPSYRRNGPDAGRITGSIMIQ; translated from the coding sequence ATGTATCTCAACAATCCACGAGAAGAGCAATTCCCTTGATTACAATCGTATGTAACGAGTGATTTTATAGAACCTGCACAACCCAGGATGATACAAACACATAGCAATAGGGTCGTTATTGTGACAGATAAGAATCAAATAATAGGTGAGGCAGATGGAATGGTGACAAGTTTGAAGAATCTTGAATTACAGGTTCGTGTGGCTGATTGTGGTAATATCTATGCTTATGATCCACTAGCTTCAGTAATTGGAGTCTGTCATAGTGGCTGGAAAGGCGCTCAGGGTAATATTACATCACGTATGATAGAAGCTATGAAATCTCTCTGATCTGATCCTCATAATATTCGTATCCGAACTGGTCCTTGTATTTCTTGAAAAAATTATGAATTCTGACCAGAAGTGAAAGAGCTCTTTGACAATAAATATTACGCATTGATAGGCAGTAAATATTACCTTGATCTTCCAAAACTTCATCGTGATCAACTTATTGTATCTTGAATACTCACTGATCATATTATTCAATCAGATATCTGTACGTTTGATACTAATAATCTTCCTTCATATAGAAGAAATGGTCCAGATGCAGGAAGAATTACAGGATCTATTATGATACAATAA
- a CDS encoding Aminopeptidase T: MNSNKFHESYTPPEYILSKYADILVNFALHGGKGLQLGESVGLRIMQPALPLLPHLQQAIVKAGGHMYLNFVPQYGFDKQFYTYANNEQLKHHYSGIAHAILEAIDHEMVIYSPSDLKELQNIDIQKINLRSSTNPYFKERSKLFDEGKLGYTLAYYPTDSMAQEAGMTLEEYWQQVINACYLDEENPVKSWKNTFTMIHETRDKLTDLKIQYLHIKGADVDLKVKIGSDRKWLGGTGRNIPSYETFVSPDWRGTQGRALFSEPLYTKGTLISGIKLEFKDGIVINATAEQGQEVLLQLLQEENFNKIGEFSLTDKRISRIDRFMAETLFDENRGGEFGNFHIALGDAYKDSLNRDQDHSPTNQDFEQRGFNTSLLHSDIVSTTDRRVVAILENGEEKVIYEKGQFTLD; the protein is encoded by the coding sequence ATGAATTCAAATAAATTCCATGAATCATATACACCACCAGAATATATATTATCAAAATATGCTGATATATTAGTAAATTTTGCTCTGCATGGATGAAAATGACTTCAACTATGAGAAAGTGTATGATTGAGAATTATGCAACCTGCATTGCCACTATTGCCTCATCTTCAACAAGCTATTGTAAAAGCATGATGACATATGTATCTGAATTTTGTACCTCAGTATTGATTTGATAAACAATTTTATACCTATGCAAATAATGAGCAATTAAAACATCATTATTCTTGAATTGCTCATGCTATATTAGAGGCAATTGATCATGAAATGGTAATTTATTCACCAAGTGATCTCAAAGAACTACAAAATATTGATATACAAAAAATAAATCTTCGTTCTAGCACAAATCCTTATTTTAAGGAAAGATCTAAACTTTTTGATGAATGAAAATTATGATATACTCTAGCATATTATCCTACTGATTCAATGGCACAAGAGGCATGAATGACATTAGAAGAATATTGGCAACAAGTAATTAATGCATGCTATCTTGATGAAGAGAATCCAGTAAAATCATGGAAGAATACTTTTACAATGATTCATGAGACAAGAGATAAACTTACAGATCTTAAAATTCAATATCTTCATATCAAGTGAGCTGATGTAGATCTAAAAGTAAAAATTTGATCTGATAGAAAATGGTTATGAGGTACAGGCCGTAATATACCTTCTTATGAAACATTTGTATCTCCAGATTGGAGATGAACACAATGACGAGCTCTGTTTTCTGAACCATTGTACACAAAAGGCACACTCATTTCATGAATTAAATTAGAATTTAAAGATTGAATTGTAATAAATGCTACAGCAGAACAATGACAAGAGGTATTGTTACAGCTTTTGCAAGAAGAAAACTTCAATAAAATATGAGAATTTAGTCTTACAGATAAAAGAATTTCTCGTATTGATCGTTTTATGGCAGAAACATTATTTGATGAAAACAGATGATGAGAATTTGGTAATTTTCATATTGCTTTAGGTGATGCATATAAAGATAGTTTAAATCGAGATCAAGATCACTCTCCAACAAATCAAGATTTTGAACAAAGAGGATTTAATACTTCTTTATTACATAGTGATATTGTATCTACTACTGATAGGAGAGTAGTAGCAATATTAGAAAATTGAGAGGAAAAAGTTATTTATGAAAAAGGACAATTTACTTTAGATTAA
- a CDS encoding hypothetical protein (NifU-like N terminal domain): protein MSQESSLLIQEYYKSNQFQREMENFTVMKKIGNTVCGDTIQVFLKIEHDTITDYSYSGEPSQITKAAAEFFGEYVIGMKIGEVLTLDANWVRAEGFEVSHRRIRSSISAILATRNAIHEYLDDGCIDEYEDLMS, encoded by the coding sequence ATGTCACAAGAATCTTCTCTCCTTATTCAAGAATATTATAAGTCTAATCAGTTTCAGCGTGAGATGGAAAATTTTACCGTAATGAAAAAAATAGGAAATACCGTCTGTGGCGATACGATACAAGTATTTTTAAAGATAGAACATGATACTATAACCGATTATTCCTATAGTGGTGAACCATCACAGATTACGAAAGCTGCTGCGGAGTTTTTTGGAGAATACGTGATAGGGATGAAAATCTGAGAAGTTCTGACACTTGACGCGAATTGGGTCAGAGCTGAAGGGTTTGAAGTCTCTCATCGTCGTATCAGATCCAGTATATCGGCGATATTAGCTACAAGAAATGCTATCCATGAATATTTGGATGATGGATGCATTGATGAATATGAGGATCTTATGAGTTAA
- a CDS encoding Dual-action HEIGH metallo-peptidase, protein MKNTRTNNKFINNSKTKFMKKTFLRTAIIILLFVLPLSLVTSCYNDDENNRQLEEIITNQELAISDPQIKKEIDYMRDNKIISDSTYKRWLQYSKDRIFFQENPEITNTNHEEYYMIPPYKHTNSSYDYESISRTDLQKLIESNPNAQSRMKRQAHMYDSSGGTITCRVITSGTAGLNTEWKNALKQALAVWNARGLKVKFKIVDATNTNIVGGYINVYMANLNDSFAFAWTEPIKSPGYFSEKIVINNSANPAADVNAKKYALIHEIGHAVGFMHTDSSVNSTTIFNTGSTCNEWFNFNSFMYSGMSSTTTFSDFTSCDKENLNYYWGYGLLA, encoded by the coding sequence ATGAAAAACACACGAACAAACAACAAATTTATTAACAACTCAAAAACAAAATTTATGAAAAAAACTTTTCTACGAACAGCTATTATTATACTCTTATTCGTTCTTCCTCTATCTCTAGTTACATCATGTTACAATGATGATGAAAACAATAGACAATTAGAGGAAATAATAACAAATCAAGAGTTAGCTATTTCTGATCCTCAAATTAAAAAAGAAATTGATTATATGAGAGATAATAAAATAATCTCTGACAGTACGTATAAAAGGTGGTTGCAGTATAGTAAAGATCGTATTTTCTTTCAGGAAAATCCTGAAATAACAAATACTAATCATGAAGAATACTATATGATACCACCTTATAAACATACGAATTCATCATATGACTATGAAAGCATTAGTAGAACTGATCTTCAAAAACTAATAGAATCAAATCCAAATGCACAATCTCGTATGAAGCGACAAGCGCATATGTATGATTCTTCTGGAGGAACTATTACATGTAGAGTCATCACTAGTGGTACTGCAGGATTAAATACAGAGTGGAAGAATGCTTTAAAACAAGCATTAGCAGTATGGAATGCTCGAGGTTTAAAAGTAAAGTTCAAAATAGTAGATGCTACCAATACTAACATTGTTGGTGGTTATATTAATGTATATATGGCGAATCTTAATGATTCTTTTGCTTTTGCATGGACAGAGCCAATTAAATCTCCGGGATACTTTTCTGAGAAAATTGTAATTAACAATAGTGCTAATCCAGCTGCTGATGTTAATGCAAAAAAATACGCATTAATTCATGAAATAGGACATGCTGTTGGTTTTATGCATACAGATAGTTCTGTGAATAGTACAACTATATTTAATACAGGTTCTACATGTAATGAATGGTTTAATTTTAATTCTTTTATGTATTCAGGAATGTCTTCGACCACAACTTTCTCTGATTTTACATCTTGTGATAAAGAAAATTTAAACTACTATTGGGGTTATTGATTACTAGCTTAA